AGTGGAGCGGGTCGTCGTGGACGTCGCTGTTCGCAGCAGCCATGAGGTGGCGCAGGCAGGAGTGGTGGATTCCCGTGACGAGGTTTCAGAGGTTGTCgccggcaagaggaagaaggagcCAGCGGCTGCATTTGTATCTcaggagaaggaagaagaaccTTTGAAGAAGAAGCCGAAGCCCGCTGGTGCTTTGGGTGTGGCCTCCGAGGACAGTGACACCAACTGTGACAGTGACAGTGACAGTCAAGTTGAAGAGACGGAAGAGGAGCTACACTTCACAGAAGCACAAGGCTGGAAGATGCTGGACATCCTGAAAGCTCAAGTTGCTGCTTGGGAGACTGTATATGATGCTGCAGATGCCGCACAAGGCACGCTCcaaacagcagcagcaacaccaCCGCCTGTGGAGGAGGTCCAGACTGTGATCGAGGCTGAGGCTCGGGAAAGAAGTGAGGCTACAGTGTCCAGGGCTAAAAAGACCGAGGAACGTCTTTGCGCTGAGATCACCAAGTGCAAGGATAAAGCCACTAAGACTGAAGCAGTCCTCTGGGAAGAGATCCTGCTGGCTCGTAGCAGCGCAGTCACAGAACACGAGGTCTGGAAGCACAGTGCAACAGAAGCCCAAGAAAAGATCCGTGCAGCCTCCATGACCGTGGCACGGCTCTGCGATGAGATCGAAGCAAGGAAGCACATAGCATCTGAAACTGAGACGTGTCTTCAAACTCAGGACAAGATCATTGCCATACTGCAGGCCAAGGTTGACGAGGGCAAGTGTAAGCTCGGCAAGGCTGAGTCTCGGATCCGTGTCTCCGAGGAGCTCGTCGCCGAACTGCAGGACAAGATTGAGGCGAGCGAGCAGGACAGAGCCATCGAGGTGGAGGCACAGATCCGCCGAGCCACCATGATCGAGGAGGATCTGCAGGCAGAGATCCGTACGTTGGAGCTCACGGTCGCCAACTTGGAGGCACGCGGGTGTGACATCAGCAGAAGTGACCGCACGGTTGCTATCGATGAGCAAAACCACTCTGGTATGGTACCTGAGATCGAGGTGCATAGAGTGGTGCCTACAGGAGCCACTAAGAAGGCACGAAGGCAAAAGGGAGTTTCATTCTACAATGAAATTTTCAAATCTGAAATGGAGAAAAGGAAGCTCATAGGAAATGAAGAAAACGAGGAGAGCCTTAAGAAGCAAGCTGCTAAAGCTGCCTCCAAGGCGCTATATCTCAGGTGCTTTTCACAAGCACCATATTTGCCAGCACAATTAGAGTCACAGACTGCGGAGGAGGATTCTGGTCAGGAAGCTTGATAATTCTTAGAGGTATGGCATATTGCTGCTCTTTAATTaatatgacatcattttttcaagTCTTAGACTCAGTGACTGCAGCGAAGCATTGTTAAGAGAATCGCAAGACATAAGAATGATGAAAACACAAAGATTTCATGCACAGAACCACATAGCTACAATTTGAGTTTAGCCATAGGCATCTACAAGAAATAATGTTA
Above is a genomic segment from Miscanthus floridulus cultivar M001 chromosome 3, ASM1932011v1, whole genome shotgun sequence containing:
- the LOC136544336 gene encoding uncharacterized protein produces the protein MASGSRGRGQGSAAAGGDALDTLTNPDLALLSAVDLVVRLHRDDRDGSDFADVALVLAVRERRLAEAEDRVRKADAVAADLRDTIRALELRAANAEALARKSLGSGSGGFSGGERAVAREDDLQSRAGLEPQIWAAELTGGEIWPRDLTASETIVVPELRAGEIEDGEITPAEIKATPAEVGDSMPRPSPLRRIGATLPTASSMPDELAEERAVERVVVDVAVRSSHEVAQAGVVDSRDEVSEVVAGKRKKEPAAAFVSQEKEEEPLKKKPKPAGALGVASEDSDTNCDSDSDSQVEETEEELHFTEAQGWKMLDILKAQVAAWETVYDAADAAQGTLQTAAATPPPVEEVQTVIEAEARERSEATVSRAKKTEERLCAEITKCKDKATKTEAVLWEEILLARSSAVTEHEVWKHSATEAQEKIRAASMTVARLCDEIEARKHIASETETCLQTQDKIIAILQAKVDEGKCKLGKAESRIRVSEELVAELQDKIEASEQDRAIEVEAQIRRATMIEEDLQAEIRTLELTVANLEARGCDISRSDRTVAIDEQNHSGMVPEIEVHRVVPTGATKKARRQKGVSFYNEIFKSEMEKRKLIGNEENEESLKKQAAKAASKALYLRCFSQAPYLPAQLESQTAEEDSGQEA